One Tripterygium wilfordii isolate XIE 37 chromosome 10, ASM1340144v1, whole genome shotgun sequence DNA segment encodes these proteins:
- the LOC120007660 gene encoding protein JINGUBANG-like: MGLLPCPPTYDSEKDSQSNSSHRLHSESSTSSLSSQPSLPSVPSLTPPSQQQKQVLYATPNCIATLKGHSSYISSLALTGKFLYSGSSNGEIRVWSRNPSSLLYSSTDNVVATSSGGVKSLVVLGDKLFSAHQDHKIRVWKIENTILNPKLKCIATLPTISDYLLRCFCAKNYVEVRRHKKSTWVHHVDAISTLAISRDGSLLYSASWDRTFKIWRTYDFRCLESVEKAHDDAINAIIVSHDGFVYTGSADKKIKVWKKQSGEKKHSLVTTMEKHKSAVNALAPSNDGSVLYSGACDRSILVWEKHWSTTGSENGEHMVLTGALRGHGKAILCLAVLSNLVFSGSADRTVRIWKKGLDKNYSCLAVLEGHKQPVKCLIAAVDIKNERSVSDSGASCLVYSGSLDCEIKIWQVQVPCL; encoded by the coding sequence ATGGGACTTCTTCCTTGTCCCCCAACTTATGACTCAGAAAAAGATTCTCAATCTAACTCTAGTCATCGTCTTCACTCAGAATCATCAAcctcctctctttcttctcaaCCGAGTCTACCTTCTGTTCCTTCCCTCACCCCACCATCCCAACAACAAAAGCAAGTCCTCTATGCAACCCCCAACTGCATAGCCACTCTCAAAGGGCATTCCTCTTATATCTCTTCCCTTGCTTTAACTGGAAAATTCCTCTACAGTGGCTCTTCGAACGGCGAAATAAGAGTATGGAGCAGAAACCCTTCCTCACTCCTTTATTCATCAACTGATAATGTAGTAGCCACTAGCAGTGGAGGAGTTAAGTCACTAGTAGTCTTAGGAGATAAGCTTTTCAGTGCCCatcaagatcacaaaattcGTGTATGGAAAATTGAAAACACCATCTTAAATCCAAAACTCAAGTGCATAGCCACTCTTCCTACAATCAGTGACTATCTGCTCAGGTGTTTCTGCGCCAAAAACTACGTAGAGGTTAGGAGACACAAGAAGAGCACCTGGGTACATCACGTAGACGCCATATCCACACTTGCAATATCAAGAGATGGTTCTCTTCTGTATTCTGCTTCATGGGATAGAACGTTCAAAATATGGAGAACCTATGATTTTAGATGTTTGGAGTCAGTAGAGAAGGCACATGATGATGCTATCAATGCCATAATAGTATCCCATGATGGATTTGTTTATACAGGTTCAGCAGACAAGAAAATCAAGGTGTGGAAGAAGCAATCAGGGGAGAAGAAGCATTCGCTGGTGACTACCATGGAGAAACACAAGTCAGCAGTTAATGCTTTAGCGCCCAGTAATGATGGGTCTGTACTGTATTCTGGTGCCTGTGATCGATCAATTCTAGTTTGGGAGAAACACTGGAGCACTACTGGGAGTGAGAATGGTGAACATATGGTTCTGACAGGTGCACTCAGAGGACATGGAAAGGCAATTCTGTGTTTGGCAGTTCTTTCCAATTTAGTATTCAGTGGATCGGCTGACAGAACTGTTAGGATTTGGAAGAAAGGACTTGACAAGAATTATTCGTGTTTGGCAGTGTTAGAAGGGCATAAACAACCAGTCAAGTGCTTGATTGCGGCTGTTGATATCAAAAATGAAAGAAGTGTTTCTGATTCTGGTGCTTCTTGTCTAGTGTACAGTGGCAGTTTGGACTGTGAAATTAAAATCTGGCAAGTACAAGTTCCATGTTTGTAA